The stretch of DNA ggagccaacctagtggtagccaacaagtgccaaggcaaccaagtgggagccaacctagtggtagccaccaagtgccaaggcaaccaagtgggagccaacctagttgtagccaacaagtgcctagccaaccaagtggtagccaacaagtgccaagCCAACCAAGTGTTAGTCAAAGAGGATCTAGGCAACAAAGAGGTCGGCAACTAGGACTTACAAGAGGCCGTGGTGGTGGTAGTCTAGGCCGTGGTGGTGGTCTTGGCCGTGGTGATGGTCTTGGCCTTGGTGATGGACTTGGCCGTGGTGATGGACAAGGGCAAGGTCGTTATAGAGGAATGTTTGGATACCTCAATGGACCATTTCCGTATGTTGCTCACTAACTATAATGTttcaaatgttcttgttttcCATATGTTATTTTTTTTCATATGTTCCATTTGTTTGTATTGTCTTTACTAACCATTATGTTTCACTCATTGTAGGTATGGCGGCTTCCCAACCCAACAAACCAACAATGAAGGAGGATGGCGAAGATGAGATGGCGGAATGGTGGGAGAAGGCTGAGAAGAAGCTTAGAGAGGAGGATGCAGCCAAGCtaaagaagaaaaaggaagaggAGCTTGAGGAGAAGAGGAAGGAAGAAGAGATAGCGTCAAATGCGATGCGCGCTAGGGAGCAAGCATTGGTGAGGAAATGTGAGGAGGCACAGAAGAAGCGTCTAAAGGATTTTGAAGAAGGAACCATAAAGCTTTGGGCAATTGCAGCTgaaaaaaagagagggaggaAAAGATATTCATGGAGAGGGTGGTTAAGGAGGCCCACCTCATAACGAAaagggaggaggaagaggaagaagagaagaagaagaagaagggaaaggGGCCTTGCTCTACGCAATAGAGCTATGTCATGAACTACTATCTCTCCTCTTTGATTTGGTTGTGAACTACTATGTGTCATGAACTACTATCTCTCCTCTTCGATTTGGTTGTGATCTACTATGTGTCATGAAGTACTATGTATTATGAATTAGTATGTGTCGTGAAGTACTATGTGTCACAGTTCTTTGCTTGCTATGTGTCGTGAGCTACTATCTCTCCTCATCGGAATATGTGTGCGTGTGCCAAAAATTTGCTAAGTATAGGTGCAACGCCTAGTTGCTGGGTGTTGCACTGCACAGAGTGGCGCCTAAGCGCTAGGCGTCACACTGTATAGTGCAGCGCCCAGCAGCTAGGCGTTGCACTGTAGAGTGTGGCGCCTCGGTGCGAGGCGCTGCAGTGGCTGTAGCTTGCAAACAGAATCATTATCAGGTAGAGatgaggaagggagagggggacTTGGTGCACCCAGAGGGTGATTGTCATGGTTCAGAGTTCAATGTGGTTGAGCAGGGAGTTGAGGTCACCCTCGAGGATCCAGACCAGTTCAAACATGTCGAGACTGCCAATGTGAATGATCAAGATGAGGGCTTTAATGGTGAAGCTAATGAAGATCAAGTTCAACATTATGAAGACAACAAGTGCAACATAGAGGACCAAGTTCAACATTGCTAAGACATCAACTCCAAGTTCAACATAGAGCTAGTTCCTAAGACATACAAATAAAGGACTATGGCTGGTTCCTAAGAAGAGCTAGTTCCTTGAGCGCTTTTTGGCTGCTCCCCCCCTCTTGCTGGCTAACTTCTTGACCTTCCTAGGAAGAGGAACACGCTCCCGCTCCGGCTCCGGTTCCTCCACGTCATCGACATCGTCATCCAAATAGTCATCCAAAGCCGCCATCCGCGAGGTGCCGACCGTCCTTTTGCCTCTTTCGGTGAAGTCTTCAGGTGTGTACTTGTTGATTCCCTTTCTAGGCTTTAGTACGTATGCAGACCTAACCTGGTACGCCCCCAAGGTCATATCATCATCAGCAACCTATGCATCAACAAAAGATATGGAAAGACCGTGTGTGAGGATATAGTTAGCAATGCATCAACAATTGGATATATATGCTCATGCCATACCTCTTGAGTGACCACACCCACATCCTCATCCTCCAAATGATCACCATGGCTCTGGACCGAAGCGGGATCTGATGGTGTCGCCGACCTAGACTATTCTGGTGATACATACTCGGGGTCACGACAACCAAAAAGGTTTGATAGCCGCCTTAACTTTTGGCCCTGGCGCTGCAACATGTACAAGTGAATGAGACATCGAACGTAGCAACACATGTTAAGTGCTAGTTTGAAGGAGATGTGAACCTTGATGAATGCTCGAAGTGCACCTTCTCCATCGCTTTTGCCAGCCGGGGTTGTTTCAAGAATAGTCTCGGTCTCATCAGCTGCTTTCTTGATCTGGGCACGCTATGAACAGAAATGGTATTAACGTGTTAGGCAAGCGAAGATGTGAATAGTGTGAATCAAAAGCAAAGAGGGCAAATACCACAAAGTTCATCATTGGAGCTGAAGGGATCACTGAGTTGCCTTTCCTGACTAATGCGTTGTACTGGTGTTGGGCTACCTCATCAAAAACAGTGGGTTCTTCCAAAATCTCCTCAGCATACGCCGGCTTGCATACCTCCACACGGGTACTTGCAAGAAACCATGTGAGATAGTTGTTGAACGCTACAGGGAGTGCTCACGAAGCTGGACTCCTTTTCCAGCCCTAGCTTGCTCCACACTAAGCGCAAACTGTACGACATACTTTCTGTGATGCTTGGCCCAATCCTTAATCTTCCGCTGCCTTTTCCTATCCAACCTGCAAGTTAGAAACATAATATTAGTAGCATCGAAACCGCCGAGAAGCTGCTAAGTACTCAAGGTTAATTATATCTTACGCGTGTAGCAACTTGTCCGTGTCCTCCCACTCCGGCGGATGTGCCTGGAACAAACCAAACTGACGGCGCACTCGATGTGGGAGGTGAAGCTCAACCGCCCAGTTGCATATGAGTGGGCACCGCATACGCCAGAGATCCCTATCCCTAGTGCACATCGGATTCAGCCTGAACTCTAAAGGGTCACCAAAACTATCTCCTGTTCCATACGGCTCCCATATCACCTGCAAAATGGGATAGAATGCAAAATTGATATCGAGTTGCAATAGAAGCATCATAATCACTTATGCCATGTCAATTCACCTGCTCAGGCGTGATCGCGTCAAGCTCACTCTGGTACAACTTGTACATGACCGAGGGATCATCGGTCGTCTCATTTATCACATCCCACTTGTAAGCCCAAGTGGGTAGCCATAGTAGGTCGCCTTTGTCGTCCCAATCATCGTACTTCACCTTCTTCGGACGTCCAACCGGCAAACGCTCCCAGCTCCATATGGAAAGTGCGAGCAAACAACCACCAATACCTCCAGATGACCTACAACAGGCTTCGTCCAACTGCACATAAAAGAGAACATGGTTCAATTAAGAGCAAGATCGCATTCATAATGTAGCAATGAAGTGAAAAAGAAACAACTTCATACCTGTCTATACAAGTAAGCCAGTGTCGCCGAACCCCAACTCCATTTGCTATCGAAGACGGTCAACGCCTTCAGCCACATCCATGGAGCATTCTTGCCTGTGCCATCAGCAAAGATAGTCCTGGATATCACATACCACATGTAGACACGAGCATATATCTTGACCGTGTCCTCATCAGCTTCCGGTGGGCAAGTACCAAAGTGCTCAGTAATCCACGTGAAAGTAGCACCGGCTGAGACTCTTTCCTTCTTCTTGTTTTCTGCTGCTGGTTCCGGAGGCTCCGGAGGAACCATACCGATAAGGGCATGCATCTGCGCGCGCCACCCATCGGAGTCGGTGCTCATACATAGAGGATTCCCATCGATAGGAAGACCGGTGATCATAGCAATATCCTGGAGCGTCACTGTCATCTCCCTGGTCCGTAGATGGAAACTGTGTGTCTCCGGCCGCCAATGATCAATAAGCGCGGTGAGTGCTGGAGCATTGTTGGGTGGCGTCGACCGTCTGACCATATGAATGAAAGGGAGAAGTCTTGTCTCCCTTACATACGATGTGTATCGCTCATCATAGCGCAtccacccaagggtgaccccGTGAGAACGAAGCTTCAAAGGTGCAAGCGCCTACAAACAAACAATTCATAACATTACATATGGGGCATTTGTGTTTGAAATAAATACGAAATTCATAAAACAGGCCACTTTCATTATTACCCGCTGCTCCACCGCCATAGCGTACGACCGGTGTTGTTTGTCCCAGTGATCATCGAGAAGCCAAACCATCCTAACAATTTTGAAAGAAAGCTTTCTTGTCAACACGATTATCTTTTCAATACAAATAAACTAAAGTACGCCTACTAGATGCAAAATACAAAGCATATGTATCCAAACCATTCTTGCCAATACAAATGTAATTTCAATAAACTAAACTAAGCCTACCTCATGCAAGATTCAATACAAATATCTTTCCATATAAATAAAATATTTCAATAAACTAAACTAAGCCTACCTCATGCAAGATTCAATACAAATATCTTTCCATATAAATAAAATGTCAACCTATGTATCCAAACTATATAAATAACATGTCAACCTATGTATCCAAACCACATTCTAGTCTAACAAGGGTTCCCCAAATCGAATACATGCAAGATTCAAACAAAAATTCCCTAAATCTAATACACACAAGATTCAAACAAGGGTTCCTCAAATCTCCGAAATAGCATACATTCTATAGATAGAAAGAAGGAGATCGGTGAAAAGTACCTTCTAGGATGGATTGGTGAAGGAATCCATGGGCCAAATCGTCAGATTTGATGATTTTTTAAGAGGGGAttgagagggggagaggaggaagCCGCCGGCCGCCTGTTTTGTAACTCCTCTGGAACGAATGGGTGGGGTGGAGGGGGGCAGCGGGCGGCTGGAATCTAAGTCACAGTGCAGCGCCTGCGGGCCGGGCGCTGCACATTACGATGCAGCGCCTAGCTCTGAGGCGCTGCACTGCTGGGTGCGGGCCCAAGGACTGCCACGGTGGACTGGCGTGCAACGCCCCCGAGCTAGGCGCTGCACCGTAGGGTGTGGCGCCTGCGTGGCGGGCGCCACACAAAAGGGTCAGTgctgtgaaatagtttcacgggCGGTTCATTTTGTGAATTGATTTCGTCCACAGGTCAAAATAGTCAAAACTACCGGCAATGAGAGGGTGAGATGGGTATCGGGATCGGGATCGAGCACAGGGAGTGCGAGCTAGGGTTAAGAGATTGAGGGGTGCGGCTGGGCCTTAGGGGATTAGATGGGCTGGCCTCGCTGGGCCTAGTGGCTGGCTCGGCTATGGGGAGGTTGGGCCggccctcttctctctctctctctaatctCCCACTTCTCTTTAATTTACCAAAAACAGTAAATAGCAAAGAAATAAAATGAGAGAAGGAAAGGGTTGGAGAAAGAATTTGGGTGTGCGGATATAATTTCCCCAGACTCATAAAAATATGAGTAATTTAAATAAAATGGCAACATGatttttagagaaaataaattcGCACATGTTGAATTTAATTCAACATGTTTGAATTTTGAAACCCATTCGAATGGATTATAAATGAGCTGAGATTTGAGGAGATGATCCCACACATTAGATGTGATTTATGTGCAGATTTGGAACATTTAAGGATAAAGTAAAATTGCAACTCAATTTTACTAAAGGCCTCAAAGGAAGAAAAAGGAGTTGAGTTGGATATAAGAGAATTGAAGAACGGTGCAAATGTGTTATAGATGATTCCAAGTAAATGGAATATTTTCATATAGCTCCCTAGTACTATTGGGAGTATATGTTAAAAAGAAaacaccatgtgaattccctctaTTTAAATAGATGGaaagatctatgcaatttatttacttgagttttaaaacgggttgcaagatgacatgatgcaatgcaaatgatgcaatgacGAATGCAACGAACAAAACAAATCACAAGACAAAACTcgaaaaacatggaaggcatctgaagtttcggtcttggggcgttacatggagggagactatgaaggagtgcacaagtgcgagatcgatatttaaaGAGAGGGGCGAGAACGTGCACTGTTGCGCGCAGtagcggagccatgaaaaataaatgagctacggggccaagcattgctaatcctttacgaggagggccaattcatcaagttaaaccattttaccagcaattgtctaattatcacattcatattagcctcgatatatagtgatgttagggggggcagggcccttgctgccccctgtcttcgccactgtgcgcgcgtctgagagatgaaatggaaggcatggatgatgagagggggacgttggatatataattaatgtaggtgtattagctatgtaatcctatatagagaggtatagattgatcaaTGTGGACGGGAAAGAgagtgagacctcactagatatataaattgatcggtttgtgtggaaaactaggaaagacctagctatacacacacacacacatagaggaacatcgaccGTTGAGCATGCATGTGAGAGATAAaaaatgcccgatatgatggagagggggaggtgtgtgtgtgcatgcatgggagaccgacctaaagaaaaagattgcatgtgtgcgatggataatgacgactggtagtgtgtgtgcacgcatgcacgagagaaagttagtggtacaattataaagaaaagacgactgtgtgggtgtaaaagactaggtgaggtcataatcaatgtaaagttgaattcaaatatttgaataatagatcatgatgtttgaaacccatgcatccatgaatataactgagatatgtgctgtgtggtttggaaacgagcatgttgtactgtatacacattgaacaaggtcgaactgatttgaatttgagataccgatggcagacatcgtttggccacattgcatctgtgcatggacacactattctaattgaaGATGACGGGTGGCTTTcacatcacatatctatatctatacccctatatattttttatttattttttatatagtgtgcggataactttaactttgaaagatggtcattggatgaagccaatctgATGGTGCAGAGAtagcaaatttgagcactacttgccgttggatatcatctagaatCCACCTGATTTTGCCACGTGTACAaactagaagactccatggttgaactaaAGTATAATGCACAAACCTAAAAAAgcaagcacttcttctttgttctagaatcttccgtatcataattgcccaaatatttttctacatgatttccattatttgtttttactttatgctttacaatgcacaa from Triticum urartu cultivar G1812 chromosome 3, Tu2.1, whole genome shotgun sequence encodes:
- the LOC125546814 gene encoding serine/threonine-protein phosphatase 7 long form homolog, with the protein product MYKLYQSELDAITPEQVIWEPYGTGDSFGDPLEFRLNPMCTRDRDLWRMRCPLICNWAVELHLPHRVRRQFGLFQAHPPEWEDTDKLLHALDRKRQRKIKDWAKHHRKYVVQFALSVEQARAGKGVQLREHSL